One segment of Streptomyces sp. NBC_01463 DNA contains the following:
- a CDS encoding acyl-CoA dehydrogenase, with protein MGHYKSNLRDIEFNLFEVLGRDKLYGTGPFAEMDVETAKSILDEVVRLAENELADSYADADRNPPVFDPETNTAPVPDTFKKSYQAFMDSEYWRLGVPEEIGGTTAPRSLIWGYAELLLGANPAVWMYSSGPAFAGILFEEGNEAQKKIAEIAVEKQWGSTMVLTEPDAGSDVGAGRTKAVEQEDGSWHIEGVKRFITSGEHDMSENILHYVLARPEGAGPGTKGLSLFMVPKFHFDWTTGELAERNGVYATNVEHKMGLKASNTCEMTFGDRHPAKGWLIGDKHDGIRQMFRIIEFARMMVGTKAIAALSTGYLNALEYAKERVQGTDLSQFMDKAAPKVTITHHPDVRRSLMTQKAYAEGMRSLVLYTASVQDAIQEKEAAGEDAKALHGLNDLLLPIVKGYGSEKSYEQLAQSLQTFGGSGYLQEYPIEQYIRDAKIDTLYEGTTAIQGQDFFFRKIVRDQGASLNALSEEIKKFLAGAQGNEELAGSLDHLAKAAVDLEAIVGTMITDLTATGEDVKNIYKVGLNSTRLLLASGDVVVGYLLLRGAAVAAEKLPTASAKDVAFYQGKIAAAKFFAANILPGVGAERALAEAVDNSLMELDEAAF; from the coding sequence ATGGGGCACTACAAGTCGAATCTCCGCGACATCGAGTTCAACCTCTTCGAGGTCCTCGGGCGCGACAAGCTGTACGGCACCGGACCGTTCGCGGAGATGGACGTCGAGACCGCGAAGAGCATCCTCGACGAGGTCGTCCGCCTCGCGGAGAACGAGCTCGCCGACTCCTACGCCGACGCCGACCGCAACCCGCCGGTCTTCGACCCCGAGACGAACACCGCACCGGTTCCGGACACCTTCAAGAAGTCGTACCAGGCCTTCATGGACTCCGAGTACTGGCGTCTGGGCGTCCCCGAGGAGATCGGCGGCACCACCGCCCCCCGCTCCCTGATCTGGGGCTACGCGGAGCTGCTGCTCGGCGCCAACCCGGCCGTGTGGATGTACTCCTCCGGTCCCGCCTTCGCCGGCATCCTCTTCGAGGAGGGCAACGAGGCGCAGAAGAAGATCGCCGAGATCGCCGTCGAGAAGCAGTGGGGCTCGACGATGGTGCTGACCGAGCCGGACGCCGGCTCCGACGTCGGCGCGGGCCGGACGAAGGCCGTCGAGCAGGAGGACGGCTCCTGGCACATCGAGGGCGTGAAGCGCTTCATCACCTCGGGCGAGCACGACATGTCCGAGAACATCCTCCACTACGTCCTGGCGCGTCCCGAGGGTGCGGGCCCGGGCACCAAGGGCCTCTCGCTCTTCATGGTCCCGAAGTTCCACTTCGACTGGACCACCGGCGAGCTGGCCGAGCGCAACGGCGTGTACGCGACCAACGTCGAGCACAAGATGGGCCTCAAGGCGTCCAACACCTGCGAGATGACGTTCGGCGACCGGCACCCCGCCAAGGGCTGGCTCATCGGCGACAAGCACGACGGCATCCGCCAGATGTTCCGCATCATCGAGTTCGCCCGCATGATGGTCGGCACGAAGGCCATCGCCGCCCTCTCCACGGGCTACCTGAACGCGCTGGAGTACGCCAAGGAGCGCGTCCAGGGCACCGACCTGTCGCAGTTCATGGACAAGGCGGCCCCCAAGGTCACCATCACGCACCACCCCGACGTGCGCCGCTCGCTGATGACGCAGAAGGCCTACGCCGAGGGCATGCGCTCCCTCGTGCTGTACACCGCCTCCGTCCAGGACGCGATCCAGGAGAAGGAGGCCGCGGGCGAGGACGCGAAGGCGCTGCACGGTCTCAACGACCTGCTGCTCCCGATCGTGAAGGGCTACGGCTCGGAGAAGTCCTACGAGCAGCTGGCCCAGTCGCTCCAGACCTTCGGCGGCTCCGGGTACCTCCAGGAGTACCCGATCGAGCAGTACATCCGTGACGCCAAGATCGACACGCTGTACGAGGGCACCACGGCCATCCAGGGCCAGGACTTCTTCTTCCGGAAGATCGTCCGCGACCAGGGCGCCTCGCTCAACGCGCTCTCCGAGGAGATCAAGAAGTTCCTCGCGGGCGCCCAGGGCAACGAGGAGCTGGCCGGTTCGCTGGACCACCTCGCGAAGGCGGCCGTGGACCTGGAGGCGATCGTCGGCACGATGATCACCGACCTCACCGCGACCGGCGAGGACGTCAAGAACATCTACAAGGTCGGCCTCAACTCGACCCGTCTGCTGCTGGCCTCCGGCGATGTCGTCGTCGGTTACCTGCTGCTCCGGGGCGCGGCCGTGGCCGCCGAGAAGCTGCCGACCGCCTCCGCGAAGGACGTCGCCTTCTACCAGGGCAAGATCGCCGCCGCGAAGTTCTTCGCCGCGAACATCCTGCCGGGCGTCGGCGCCGAGCGCGCACTCGCCGAGGCCGTGGACAACTCCCTGATGGAGCTGGACGAGGCCGCGTTCTAG
- a CDS encoding SseB family protein, whose translation MYGYDQNQGAQQPMGGGYGEQPLYPEPSPPSLGDAVRAFTTGSLAAEDFQQIFATSKVYCPRGDNPGFLALHNTQQPVIPMFTTLKELRLYAGKESKYFVITGAEVIDLLPTGYGFVLDMEGEHRMVFDAKAVEQMVDFAMRRMYG comes from the coding sequence ATGTACGGCTACGACCAGAATCAGGGCGCACAGCAGCCGATGGGTGGCGGCTACGGCGAGCAGCCGCTGTATCCCGAACCCTCGCCGCCCTCGCTGGGCGACGCGGTACGGGCCTTCACGACCGGCTCGCTGGCCGCCGAGGACTTCCAGCAGATCTTCGCGACGTCGAAGGTCTACTGCCCGCGCGGTGACAATCCGGGCTTCCTCGCGCTGCACAACACCCAGCAGCCCGTGATCCCGATGTTCACCACGCTCAAGGAGCTGAGGCTGTACGCGGGCAAGGAGTCCAAGTACTTCGTGATCACCGGCGCCGAGGTGATCGACCTGCTGCCCACCGGCTACGGCTTCGTCCTGGACATGGAGGGCGAGCACCGGATGGTCTTCGACGCCAAGGCCGTCGAGCAGATGGTCGACTTCGCCATGCGCCGCATGTACGGCTGA
- a CDS encoding pirin family protein produces MPAVTVENPLTLPKVVAAGDAAARPVLAVTTAPSGFEGEGFPVRRAFAGINYKYLDPFIMMDQMGEVEYAAGEPKGTPWHPHRGFETVTYLIDGTFVHQDSNGGGGTIRNGDTQWMTAGSGLLHIEAPPESLVTSGGLFHGLQLWVNLPKADKMMAPRYQDIRGGQVQLLASPDGGALLRVIAGELDGHEGPGITHTPITMIHATVRPGAEVTLPWREDFNGLAYVLAGRGTVGQERRPVHMGQTAVFGTGSSLTVRADEQQDGNTPDLEVVLLGGRPIREPMAHYGPFVMNSQAELKQAFEDFQAGRLGTVPAVHGM; encoded by the coding sequence ATGCCCGCAGTGACCGTCGAAAACCCGCTGACCCTGCCCAAGGTCGTCGCCGCCGGCGACGCAGCGGCCCGTCCCGTGCTCGCCGTGACCACGGCGCCGAGCGGGTTCGAGGGCGAGGGCTTCCCGGTCCGCCGCGCCTTCGCGGGGATCAACTACAAGTACCTCGACCCGTTCATCATGATGGACCAGATGGGTGAGGTGGAGTACGCCGCCGGAGAGCCGAAGGGCACCCCCTGGCACCCGCACCGCGGCTTCGAGACCGTGACCTACCTGATCGACGGCACCTTCGTGCACCAGGACTCCAACGGGGGCGGCGGCACCATCCGCAACGGCGACACCCAGTGGATGACGGCCGGATCCGGGCTGCTCCACATCGAGGCGCCGCCGGAGTCCCTCGTCACGTCGGGCGGCCTCTTCCACGGCCTCCAGCTCTGGGTGAACCTGCCCAAGGCCGACAAGATGATGGCCCCGCGCTACCAGGACATCCGTGGCGGCCAGGTCCAGCTGCTCGCCTCCCCCGACGGCGGCGCGCTGCTCCGGGTGATCGCGGGCGAGCTCGACGGCCACGAGGGCCCGGGCATCACCCACACCCCCATCACGATGATCCACGCCACCGTGCGCCCCGGCGCCGAGGTGACGCTGCCGTGGCGCGAGGACTTCAACGGCCTCGCGTACGTGCTGGCGGGCCGCGGCACCGTCGGCCAGGAGCGCCGTCCCGTCCACATGGGCCAGACCGCGGTCTTCGGCACCGGCTCCTCGCTGACCGTCCGCGCGGACGAGCAGCAGGACGGGAACACCCCGGACCTGGAGGTCGTGCTGCTCGGCGGCCGTCCCATCCGGGAGCCGATGGCGCACTACGGGCCGTTCGTGATGAACAGCCAGGCCGAACTGAAGCAGGCCTTCGAGGACTTCCAGGCCGGCCGCCTCGGCACGGTGCCCGCCGTCCACGGAATGTGA
- a CDS encoding AI-2E family transporter gives MQTQKPLLPEVARRTAAWCGVVLLVAGVAAVAIFLCIVLKTAVTPVLLALLGTALLGPVHRRMTAHGVNRSLAAGVTCALLVAVGGGAGYIVVAALIETGDQIVDSLKDAGQWVIDHFGLEDGANVDALADNAKKLVEKFGASAAGGILSGISLVGSFIATAVLSLLLTFFFLRDSDRAVKLAHSIAPRGTGDLVEAMGRRAFEAVEGFMRGTTFIALIDAVCITVGLLILRVPGAVGLGALVFVGAYIPYLGAFLSGAVAVLVALADRGFAIALWALGIVLAVQVLEGHILQPMIQSRTVQMHPAMIMIALTAGASVAGLLGMLLAVPVCAAVFGIIGELRKGRPEGPEASSAGPSAGPPGEPAPGTPGTP, from the coding sequence GTGCAGACCCAGAAGCCCCTCCTGCCCGAGGTCGCCCGGCGTACGGCCGCCTGGTGCGGTGTCGTCCTGCTGGTCGCCGGTGTCGCCGCTGTCGCCATCTTCCTCTGCATCGTCCTCAAGACCGCCGTCACGCCGGTCCTCCTCGCGCTGCTCGGTACGGCGCTGCTCGGCCCGGTCCACCGGCGGATGACCGCCCACGGGGTGAACCGCTCGCTGGCCGCCGGCGTCACCTGCGCCCTGCTCGTCGCGGTGGGCGGCGGCGCGGGTTACATCGTGGTGGCGGCGCTCATCGAGACCGGCGACCAGATCGTCGACTCGCTCAAGGACGCCGGACAGTGGGTCATCGACCACTTCGGGCTGGAGGACGGGGCGAACGTGGACGCCCTCGCGGACAACGCCAAGAAGCTCGTCGAGAAGTTCGGCGCGAGCGCCGCGGGCGGGATCCTCTCCGGCATCAGCCTCGTCGGCTCGTTCATCGCCACCGCCGTGCTCTCCCTCCTGCTGACCTTCTTCTTCCTGCGCGACTCGGACCGGGCCGTGAAACTCGCGCACTCCATCGCCCCCCGGGGCACCGGTGACCTGGTCGAAGCGATGGGCCGCCGCGCCTTCGAGGCGGTCGAGGGCTTCATGCGCGGGACGACCTTCATCGCGCTCATCGACGCGGTCTGCATCACGGTCGGCCTGCTGATCCTGCGGGTGCCGGGCGCGGTGGGGCTCGGCGCCCTGGTCTTCGTCGGCGCCTACATCCCCTATCTGGGCGCCTTCCTGTCGGGGGCCGTCGCGGTTCTGGTGGCGCTGGCGGACCGGGGGTTCGCGATCGCGCTCTGGGCGCTCGGCATCGTCCTCGCCGTCCAGGTGCTGGAGGGGCACATCCTGCAGCCGATGATCCAGAGCCGGACCGTGCAGATGCACCCCGCCATGATCATGATCGCGCTGACCGCCGGGGCCAGCGTGGCGGGTCTGCTGGGGATGCTGCTCGCGGTCCCGGTGTGCGCCGCGGTCTTCGGCATCATCGGCGAACTGCGCAAGGGCCGCCCGGAGGGCCCTGAGGCATCATCCGCGGGGCCATCGGCGGGACCGCCCGGGGAGCCCGCGCCGGGAACGCCGGGAACGCCGTAG
- a CDS encoding SpoIIE family protein phosphatase, whose amino-acid sequence MRTEDVLAATATGLWRWDNGAGTVTLDAEAARLLELPAEHGVFRESEVRSRFHPVDWNEIYGVVNLAVAEGTLAEARVRIVDEHGRVLRTVRSRSKPLPPEAGNETDYVLVGTLQEVAEPQPGTTGAHTPITGDWRRSREAFLLDAGRALAEARSTAEVLRVAYSLSMPGFSPEGLAVFGVDGERLTIVGHHGHTTGDEGPFTDMPLETDYPAAEVVRTGRAIYLPSPEEYRDRYPATWPLARRFGRRSWAFLPLIVAGRTMGTWMAGFRHPVSFSPDERSVLTTVARMLAQALARAGIAETERELSQGLQRSMMPSLGPDIPGMTVAARYVPTGGGLQVGGDWYDMIPLPSGRIALVIGDVQGHDVRAAGLMGQLRIALRAYASEGHRPDAVLSRASRFLSGLTDAYEDGEQTGARFATCLYAEADPVTGTLDIARAGHPDPVVMTADGTAVIRQTEGGLPLGIEADADYPTTRITLEPGETIMLCTDGLIETGGHDLATGWVRLRPVLERHTDDLEKLADSLVQAVHGPTSHYTTGPLADRREDDIAVLLLRREASPAQLTAPRRTVLTIAQAAPERIAAARQLLREMLHDWADPEQVDSAVLMVSEMCTNVLVHTDGDALMVAQATGEHGERRLRVDVSDGSDELPHKRRPGEMASSGRGLLLMEMLAHAWGVDPRGAGKSIWFELDEAAEQAPS is encoded by the coding sequence ATGCGCACCGAGGATGTCCTGGCCGCGACCGCGACCGGTCTTTGGCGCTGGGACAACGGAGCCGGGACGGTCACGCTCGACGCGGAAGCGGCCCGGCTGCTGGAGCTGCCCGCCGAGCACGGCGTCTTCCGCGAGTCCGAGGTGCGCTCGCGCTTCCATCCCGTCGACTGGAACGAGATCTACGGAGTGGTGAACCTCGCGGTCGCCGAGGGCACGCTCGCCGAGGCCCGGGTGCGGATCGTGGACGAGCACGGCCGGGTACTGCGTACCGTACGGAGCCGTTCCAAGCCCCTTCCGCCGGAGGCGGGCAACGAGACGGACTACGTGCTGGTCGGCACCCTCCAGGAGGTCGCCGAACCGCAGCCCGGCACCACCGGGGCGCACACCCCGATCACCGGGGACTGGCGGCGGTCCCGCGAGGCGTTCCTGCTGGACGCGGGGCGGGCGCTGGCCGAGGCCCGGTCGACGGCCGAGGTGCTGCGGGTCGCGTACTCGCTGTCCATGCCCGGCTTCTCGCCCGAGGGTCTCGCGGTCTTCGGGGTCGACGGCGAGCGGCTGACCATCGTCGGGCACCACGGGCACACCACGGGCGACGAGGGCCCCTTCACGGACATGCCGCTGGAGACCGACTACCCGGCCGCCGAGGTGGTCAGGACCGGGCGGGCGATCTATCTGCCGTCACCGGAGGAGTACCGGGACCGCTACCCGGCCACCTGGCCGCTGGCCCGGCGGTTCGGGCGACGCTCCTGGGCCTTTCTGCCGCTGATCGTGGCGGGGCGCACGATGGGCACCTGGATGGCGGGGTTCCGGCACCCGGTGTCGTTCTCGCCGGACGAGCGGTCGGTGCTGACGACCGTGGCCCGGATGCTCGCCCAGGCGCTGGCCAGGGCGGGGATCGCGGAGACCGAGCGGGAGCTGTCGCAGGGGCTTCAGCGCTCGATGATGCCGTCCCTGGGACCGGACATCCCGGGGATGACGGTGGCCGCCCGCTACGTACCGACCGGCGGCGGCCTCCAGGTCGGCGGCGACTGGTACGACATGATCCCGCTGCCCAGCGGCCGCATCGCCCTCGTCATCGGCGACGTCCAGGGCCATGACGTACGGGCAGCCGGGCTGATGGGCCAGCTGCGGATCGCGCTGCGGGCGTACGCCTCCGAGGGGCACCGCCCGGACGCGGTGCTCTCGCGCGCCTCGCGCTTCCTCTCCGGGCTCACCGACGCGTACGAGGACGGCGAGCAGACGGGTGCGCGCTTCGCGACCTGCCTGTACGCGGAGGCGGACCCGGTGACCGGCACCCTCGACATCGCCCGGGCCGGCCACCCCGACCCCGTGGTGATGACCGCCGACGGGACCGCCGTCATCCGGCAGACCGAGGGCGGGCTGCCGCTCGGCATCGAGGCGGACGCGGACTATCCGACGACCCGGATCACACTGGAGCCGGGAGAAACGATCATGCTGTGCACGGACGGGCTGATCGAGACCGGCGGCCACGACCTGGCCACCGGCTGGGTCCGGCTCCGGCCGGTCCTGGAGCGGCACACCGACGACCTGGAGAAGCTGGCGGACTCGCTGGTGCAGGCCGTGCACGGGCCGACCTCGCACTACACGACGGGGCCGCTCGCCGACCGGCGCGAGGACGACATCGCGGTCCTGCTGCTGCGGCGCGAGGCCTCCCCGGCGCAGCTGACCGCGCCCCGCAGGACCGTGCTGACCATCGCGCAGGCCGCGCCGGAGCGGATCGCCGCGGCCCGGCAGCTGCTGCGCGAGATGCTGCACGACTGGGCGGACCCGGAGCAGGTCGACTCGGCCGTGCTGATGGTGTCCGAGATGTGCACGAACGTGCTCGTCCACACGGACGGCGACGCGCTGATGGTCGCGCAGGCGACCGGGGAGCACGGCGAGCGGCGGCTGCGGGTCGACGTGTCCGACGGCAGCGACGAGCTGCCGCACAAGCGGCGGCCCGGCGAGATGGCGTCCAGCGGCCGGGGCCTGCTGCTGATGGAGATGCTCGCCCACGCGTGGGGGGTCGATCCGCGGGGCGCGGGCAAGTCGATCTGGTTCGAGCTGGACGAGGCGGCGGAGCAGGCTCCGTCGTAG
- the aspS gene encoding aspartate--tRNA ligase, translating to MHRYRSHTCGELRASDVGTDVRLSGWLHNRRDLGGILFIDLRDHYGLVQLVARPGTPGNDALAKLTKETVVRIDGKVSARGADNVNPELPTGEIEIEVTAVEVLGEAAPLPFTINAEDGVNEERRLEYRFLDLRRERMHRNIMLRSAVIASIRAKMVALGFNEMATPILTATSPEGARDFVVPSRLNPGKFYALPQAPQQFKQLLMISGFDRYFQIAPCFRDEDARADRSPGEFYQLDVEMSFVEQEDVFRPIEKLMTELFEEFGNGRHVTSPFPRIPFRESMLKYGNDKPDLRAKLELVDISDVFADSEFKAFAGKHVRALPVPDTAGQSRKFFDGLGDYAVEHGAKGLAWVRVGEDGKLAGPIAKFLTETDVKTLTERLSLVPGHAVFFGAGEFDEVSKIMSVVRVEAAKRAGHFEEGVFRFCWIVDFPMYEKDEDTGKIDFSHNPFSMPQGGLKDLEEKDPLDILAWQYDIVCNGIELSSGAIRNHEPELMLKAFEIAGYDRETVEHEFAGMLRAFRLGAPPHGGIAPGVDRIVMLLADEPNIRETIAFPLNGNAQDLMMGAPTVLDETRLRELNIQLRKPVAAAKDATEK from the coding sequence ATGCATCGGTACAGGTCCCACACCTGCGGCGAGCTCCGCGCCTCTGACGTCGGCACCGACGTCCGGCTGAGCGGCTGGCTGCACAATCGCCGAGACCTGGGTGGCATCCTCTTCATCGATCTGCGCGACCACTACGGTCTGGTGCAGCTCGTCGCCCGCCCCGGCACCCCGGGCAACGACGCGCTGGCGAAGCTCACCAAGGAGACCGTCGTACGGATCGACGGCAAGGTCTCCGCCCGCGGCGCCGACAACGTCAACCCGGAGCTCCCGACCGGCGAGATCGAGATCGAGGTCACCGCGGTGGAGGTGCTGGGCGAGGCCGCCCCGCTGCCCTTCACGATCAACGCCGAGGACGGCGTCAACGAGGAGCGGCGCCTGGAGTACCGCTTCCTCGACCTGCGCCGCGAGCGCATGCACCGCAACATCATGCTGCGCTCGGCCGTCATCGCCTCGATCCGCGCCAAGATGGTCGCCCTCGGCTTCAACGAGATGGCGACGCCGATCCTCACCGCGACCTCCCCCGAGGGCGCCCGTGACTTCGTCGTCCCGTCCCGGCTGAACCCGGGCAAGTTCTACGCGCTGCCGCAGGCCCCGCAGCAGTTCAAGCAGCTGCTGATGATCTCCGGCTTCGACCGCTACTTCCAGATCGCGCCCTGCTTCCGCGACGAGGACGCCCGCGCCGACCGTTCGCCGGGCGAGTTCTACCAGCTCGACGTCGAGATGTCCTTCGTCGAGCAGGAGGACGTCTTCCGCCCGATCGAGAAGCTGATGACCGAGCTCTTCGAGGAGTTCGGCAACGGCCGCCACGTCACCTCGCCGTTCCCGCGCATCCCGTTCCGCGAGTCGATGCTGAAGTACGGCAACGACAAGCCCGACCTGCGCGCCAAGCTGGAGCTCGTCGACATCTCCGACGTCTTCGCGGACTCGGAGTTCAAGGCCTTCGCCGGCAAGCACGTCCGCGCCCTCCCGGTGCCGGACACCGCGGGCCAGTCCCGGAAGTTCTTCGACGGCCTCGGCGACTACGCCGTCGAGCACGGCGCCAAGGGCCTGGCCTGGGTGCGCGTCGGCGAGGACGGCAAGCTGGCCGGTCCGATCGCCAAGTTCCTCACCGAGACCGACGTCAAGACGCTCACCGAGCGCCTCTCCCTCGTCCCGGGCCACGCCGTGTTCTTCGGCGCCGGCGAGTTCGACGAGGTCTCCAAGATCATGTCCGTCGTCCGCGTCGAGGCCGCCAAGCGCGCCGGCCACTTCGAGGAGGGCGTCTTCCGGTTCTGCTGGATCGTCGACTTCCCGATGTACGAGAAGGACGAGGACACCGGCAAGATCGACTTCTCGCACAACCCCTTCTCGATGCCCCAGGGCGGCCTGAAGGACCTTGAGGAGAAGGACCCGCTCGACATCCTCGCCTGGCAGTACGACATCGTCTGCAACGGCATCGAGCTGTCCTCCGGCGCCATCCGTAACCACGAGCCCGAGCTGATGCTCAAGGCCTTCGAGATCGCCGGCTACGACCGTGAGACCGTCGAGCACGAGTTCGCGGGCATGCTCCGCGCCTTCCGCCTCGGCGCCCCGCCGCACGGCGGCATCGCCCCCGGCGTCGACCGCATCGTGATGCTGCTGGCCGACGAGCCCAACATCCGCGAGACGATCGCCTTCCCGCTGAACGGCAACGCCCAGGACCTGATGATGGGCGCGCCCACGGTGCTGGACGAGACCCGCCTGCGCGAGCTGAACATCCAGCTCCGCAAGCCGGTCGCGGCCGCCAAGGACGCCACCGAGAAGTAG